The genomic stretch tcttcCACTCCTcgtcatcctcctcctcctccaaggtcgGCGGCCCGCGGACGCCCTACTACTCTGCCGGGGCCCCGCGGCCGTCGGCGCGAGCGAGGCTGAGGGCGCTGTGGCGCCGCATCATGCGGGAGAAGAAGCGGATCCTGCTCTGCTCCACCGGCTGCGTGCCGGCGGCCGCGCCGGCTCCGCACAGGGAGCCCTACGACGCGTACAGCTACGCGCAGAacttcgacgacggcgaggcgtGGGTGGAGCCCGACAACCTCTCGCGATCCTTCTCCGCGCGCTTCGCCGTCCCCTCCAGGGTGTTCCAGAGGGTCGCCGTGTAGTGACCGC from Sorghum bicolor cultivar BTx623 chromosome 3, Sorghum_bicolor_NCBIv3, whole genome shotgun sequence encodes the following:
- the LOC8078763 gene encoding uncharacterized protein LOC8078763; the encoded protein is MDGGGYSPRFQRQASCSCAPSISRRGFVRAGFDLDGDDDYYDDDVVFHSSSSSSSSKVGGPRTPYYSAGAPRPSARARLRALWRRIMREKKRILLCSTGCVPAAAPAPHREPYDAYSYAQNFDDGEAWVEPDNLSRSFSARFAVPSRVFQRVAV